The candidate division WOR-3 bacterium DNA segment AAGGAATTGGCTACTATGGCCCTCAAAGAAGGAAAGCACGTCTTTTTAGAAAAACCTATTTCTTTTAGCTTAAAAGAGGCTGAAGAGATAATTAAGGTGGCAAAAAGGTTAAATTTGATTCTTCAGGTAGGACATATTGAACGATTTAATCCTGCTTTAATTGCAGGAGAGGAGTTTATTAAGGAGCCTCTTTTTGTTGAAGCTTATCGTCTTTCTCCTTTTCCCGGTAGAGGGATTGATGTTAGTGTGGTTCTTGATCTTATGATTCATGATATTGATATATTAATTAAAAAGGTGAAATCTCCTATAAGAAAAATTTCTGCGATTGGGATTCCTGTTCTTACAAATGAGATAGATTTTGCTAATGCAAGAATTGAGTTTAAAAACGGAGTGATAGCCAATCTCACGGCTTCTCGGGTTTCATCTTCAAAAGTTCGCAAAATTCTTTTTTGGCAAAAGGATTCTTATGTTTCCATTGATACACTAAATAAAAAGGCGGAGATATTTTATAAGAGAAAAAAAGAAGGAAAAGTAGAGTTAGAAAAGAAAGAATTAAAAGTTCAAGAAGAAGATCCTTTATTTCTTCAAATGAAAGCTTTTATAGAAGCCTGTAGAGGAGAAAGACCTCTTTCAATTTTACCGGAGGAAGCAGAGGAAGCTCTAATTATTGCTCATAAAATCTCAGAGAAAATCCAAGAGAGTTTAAGAAAAATAAAAATT contains these protein-coding regions:
- a CDS encoding Gfo/Idh/MocA family oxidoreductase; amino-acid sequence: MIKCGVIGLGYMGEHHTRILSKLPNVSLTGVSDINEKRGKEIAKKYKCKFFLDYRELIRETDCLIIATPTLTHKELATMALKEGKHVFLEKPISFSLKEAEEIIKVAKRLNLILQVGHIERFNPALIAGEEFIKEPLFVEAYRLSPFPGRGIDVSVVLDLMIHDIDILIKKVKSPIRKISAIGIPVLTNEIDFANARIEFKNGVIANLTASRVSSSKVRKILFWQKDSYVSIDTLNKKAEIFYKRKKEGKVELEKKELKVQEEDPLFLQMKAFIEACRGERPLSILPEEAEEALIIAHKISEKIQESLRKIKIYQN